CGCGTCCCGAACGCCGCGCATTATCTCGACCCGGACGAGGGGCAGTGGGTCACGGACAGCGGGCCTACCCTGATCCTCCCGGTGCACGCGGCCCTGGCCGAGTGGCCGGTGGGGGAGACGGTGAACCTGCGCGGAACACCCTGGTAATGCCGGGTAGGCCAGGGTGCGGGTTGCCCCCCTCTGCGCTGGGCGGTATCCTGCCCGCATGAAGCCTCTCGCCCGTCACTCCGGTCTGGTGATGCGTGGCGCAGGGCTGAACCGAATGCCTGCACCCGGTCTGATCACGCGAACTCTGAGCGCCTGAGAACCCCATCAAGGTTTTCAGGCGTTCTCCTGGAACGGTGGCCAGACCGGGTTTCTCATGGTTGAACGCGCAGTTGCGCTCAGCCCACACACAGAGGTTGACATGCACGTAATCCTTCCCGACGGTAAACAACTCGAACTTCAACCCGGCGCCACCGCGCTGGACGCCGCCGCTGCCATCGGCCCGCGTCTCGCACAGGACGCCCTGGCGGCCACCGCGAACGGTGAACTCCTTGACCTGATGACGCCCCTGCCCGACGGGGCGAACATCACCCTGATCACGAAGAAGAACCCGACCGACGCCGCGCCACTGTTCCGGCACTCACTGGGCCACGTCATGAGCCAGGCGGTCGGCGAGTACTACAAGGGCAAGGGCTACGGCGCGGACGCCATCAAGCGCGGTGTGGGCCCCAGCATTGAGAACGGCTGGTACCAGGACTTCGACCTGCCCGAACCCCTGAAGGAAGAGGACCTGCCGGAGATCGAGAAGATCATGCGGGACATCATCGCGCGCGGCCTGGACTTCACGCGGCGCGAGATCAGCAAGGCTGAGGGCCTCGCGCAGTTCCCGCACGACCCGTACAAGCAGGAACTTATCGCAGGCCTCCCCGAGGACGAACCCATCACGTTCTACACGCAGGGTGACTACACGGACCTGTGCCGCGGGCCGCACTTCCCGAACACCGGCAAGCTGCCGGGTGCGTTCAAGCTCATGAGCACCAGTGGCGCGTACTGGCGCGGGAACGAGAAGAACCCCATCCTCCAGCGCGTGTACGGCGTGGCGTTCGCTACGCAGAAGGAACTCGACGAGTACCTCTTCCAGCTGGAGGAAGCCAAGAGGCGCGACCACCGCAAACTGGGCCGTGAACTGGAACTCTTCACGATTGACCCGCTGGTCGGCAAGGGCCTGCCGCTGTGGCTCCCGAACGGCACGGTCCTGCGCGAGGAACTGACCAGCTTCATGAAGGAGCAGCAGTTCCAGCGCGGGTACCAGGGCGTCATCACGCCCAACATCGGCAACCTCGACCTGTACCGCACGAGCGGGCACTACGAGAAGTACTCCGACGGTCAGTTCCGCCCCATTGAGGTGGACGACGAGGAGTACATGCTCAAACCCATGAACTGCCCGCACCACGTGCGCATCTACGCCAGCAAACCCCGCAGCTACCGCGACCTGCCGGTGCGACTCGCGGAGTTCGGCACGGTGTACCGCTACGAGCAGAGCGGCGAACTGAACGGCCTGACTCGCGTGCGCGGCTTCACGCAGGACGACGCGCACCTGTTCGTCCGCCCCGACCAGCTGAAAAAGGAATTCCTGGACGTCCTCGACCTCACGGTCCTCGTCCTGAAGACCTTCGGTATGAACGAGGTCCGCTTCCGCGTCGGCACCCGCGACCCCGAGAGCGACAAGTACGTGGGCGACGAGGCCAACTGGACCCTCGCCGAGCAGCAGATCATCGAGGCCGTCGAGGAAGTTGGGCTGCCCTACACCATCGAACCCGGCGACGCCGCCTTCTACGGCCCCAAACTCGACTTCGTCGTCAAGGACGTCCTGGGCCGCGAATGGCAGCTCGGTACCATCCAGGTGGACTACAACCTCCCCGAACGCTTCGACATCAGCTACGTCGGCGAGGACGGCCAGGATCACCGTCCCATCATGATCCACCGCGCCCCTTTCGGCAGCATCGAACGCTTCACCGGCATCCTCATCGAACACTACGCTGGGGACTTCCCCCTGTGGCTCGCCCCCCGCCAGATCATGATTATCCCCATCGCCGACCGCCACAATGACTACGCCTGGCAGCTCCGTGACGAGCTGCACCAGGCAGGCCTGCGTGCCGAGGTGGACGACTCCTCCAACCGCATGAACGCCAAGGTACGCACCGCCGAACTCAGCAAGCTCCCCGTCATGCTGATCGTCGGCGACAAGGAACAGGAAGGCCGCGAAGTCAGCGTCCGCGAACGCACCCCCGAAGGCCACAAGGAACGCAAAGGCGTGAAGTTCGACGACCTGAAAGCCGAACTGCTGGACCGCTACAAGACCCGCAGCTGAACCCCAGCCGGAGCCGGGGCACCGTGAACAATCACGGTTGCCCCGGCTTCAGTTCGACCAGCGGAATCTCGTAGGCCTGGCCTTCCAGCGCAGGGGTGCCGACAATCTTCAGCGGCACGCCGCGCCGGTACTCCCGTCCCACCTGGACCAGCACGGCCGGCAGGGTCTGGGAGGTAAGTGGGGCGGCCGCCCACCTCCTGAAGTCCGGATGCACGCGCAAGGCGGTC
This DNA window, taken from Deinococcus radiotolerans, encodes the following:
- the thrS gene encoding threonine--tRNA ligase translates to MHVILPDGKQLELQPGATALDAAAAIGPRLAQDALAATANGELLDLMTPLPDGANITLITKKNPTDAAPLFRHSLGHVMSQAVGEYYKGKGYGADAIKRGVGPSIENGWYQDFDLPEPLKEEDLPEIEKIMRDIIARGLDFTRREISKAEGLAQFPHDPYKQELIAGLPEDEPITFYTQGDYTDLCRGPHFPNTGKLPGAFKLMSTSGAYWRGNEKNPILQRVYGVAFATQKELDEYLFQLEEAKRRDHRKLGRELELFTIDPLVGKGLPLWLPNGTVLREELTSFMKEQQFQRGYQGVITPNIGNLDLYRTSGHYEKYSDGQFRPIEVDDEEYMLKPMNCPHHVRIYASKPRSYRDLPVRLAEFGTVYRYEQSGELNGLTRVRGFTQDDAHLFVRPDQLKKEFLDVLDLTVLVLKTFGMNEVRFRVGTRDPESDKYVGDEANWTLAEQQIIEAVEEVGLPYTIEPGDAAFYGPKLDFVVKDVLGREWQLGTIQVDYNLPERFDISYVGEDGQDHRPIMIHRAPFGSIERFTGILIEHYAGDFPLWLAPRQIMIIPIADRHNDYAWQLRDELHQAGLRAEVDDSSNRMNAKVRTAELSKLPVMLIVGDKEQEGREVSVRERTPEGHKERKGVKFDDLKAELLDRYKTRS